A genomic window from Silene latifolia isolate original U9 population chromosome 11, ASM4854445v1, whole genome shotgun sequence includes:
- the LOC141610573 gene encoding putative disease resistance protein RGA1 isoform X1 yields the protein MDMIPAQIVARICEFHSSFIIKGSSLWGFHTLLHRYCLPVSSLAGKLIEVVGSEAIREICSIWGYKSELDDLKNTLNTIRLVLLDAESKDQLSHEAQHYIQKLQDAVYDADDLFDEVRTRAELKLQNKDGILSEKVRGFFSKKNTLSVAYSMSREVKTLRKKLDGIASNHNTFGFSVDSQPIRQRREETCSFVYSDEVVGRECDLNKVVNMLLDSSSQDKVSFLSIVGVGGLGKTTLAQLVFNDNRVEKEFPLRLWTCVSDENGKEFKVSEILTKILELAPGKKYSDLPLEWVQRDLQRFLRGKRWLIVLDDVWNEDREKWFDLRQFLMSCGGGGSVLVTTRSERTAMVVDEEHKYELKGLSPENSWRLFEMTAFGGKDRQDVITLGKKIVEQCCNVPLAIKVVGTLLYGQNESKWRLFQECGLAKLKGGDNKIMSILKLSYDNLESPLKTCFTYCALFPKDFRINKEKLIRLWMAQGYIVPLDVGQSLEDAGEEYISILLRRCFFQDVEKNDIGDVESFKIHDLIHDVAQKVAGKGVVSVSSIQTNFGDEAHHLFHIGSKCKGSIFSKCKIRSYVRDGFEFNFQVAKLVENWKFLRTLDLHDLGIKTLPDSIGKLLHLRYLDLSDNRYLAVLPDSVTKLYNLQTLDLKRCKDLKELPKGLAKLANLRHLDTSGCNALSRMPSGLDKLSCLCVLTRFVVDEERSIEELENLLALKNLRGSFEIEINNFMGTVECTGGNLRRMIHLEALKIRITGDGNHETLLEKLEPPLSLKKLELCAYRGANYPSGWWGATFLPNLVDLKLGGENLLHLPSFSKLPHLKSLSLTDMDKLEYIEDSTHNGSSRDEVFFPSLKELEIMWMGELRGWWRGEDIDCNNHVQPFFSRLSKLDITDCKKLASFPACVSLEELKLSNVSKELRIRSLGQENDLIRLRGVEVHNLDYLKRLTMECLTSIYISGNHDIESFSQLEETFKGCRSLRSLAITDCSRLRSLGGIGWKHLTALDSLRLVYLPKLTFSVTANEDEDAWRSIGGRLRSLGLSYLEIQTIPKGIRHLTSLENLTIDSLEHLTSFPEWISCLSSLRSLRITNCEQFQLNVGILQNLTSLKVLEMRYCPSVSGRFGNPHVDWAKLQHIPSVDIRPGGPAFSNRFI from the exons GGAGTTCGCTCTGGGGATTTCATACTCTTCTTCACCGGTATTGTCTGCCAGTTTCCAG TCTTGCAGGAAAACTGATTGAAGTCGTGGGGTCTGAGGCCATCAGAGAGATTTGCTCAATATGGGGCTACAAATCTGAGCTTGACGACCTCAAAAACACCCTCAACACCATCAGGCTAGTCCTCCTTGACGCCGAGTCTAAGGATCAACTCTCCCATGAAGCGCAACACTATATTCAAAAGCTCCAGGATGCTGTTTATGATGCTGATGATTTGTTTGATGAGGTTCGTACTCGAGCTGAACTTAAGCTGCAGAACAAGGATGGTATATTATCTGAAAAGGTACGCGGCTTCTTTTCTAAGAAAAACACCCTTAGTGTCGCATATTCTATGTCTCGAGAGGTTAAGACACTTAGAAAGAAACTTGATGGTATCGCTAGTAATCATAACACATTTGGGTTTAGTGTTGACTCCCAACCTATTAGGCAGAGAAGGGAGGAGACTTGTTCTTTTGTGTATTCGGATGAGGTTGTCGGGAGAGAGTGTGATCTTAATAAGGTTGTAAATATGCTGTTAGATTCTAGTTCGCAAGACAAAGTGTCTTTCCTCTCCATAGTGGGAGTCGGTGGGTTGGGGAAAACTACGCTTGCCCAACTTGTGTTTAATGATAACAGAGTTGAGAAGGAGTTTCCCTTGAGATTATGGACTTGTGTGTCTGATGAAAATGGGAAGGAATTTAAAGTGAGTGAAATTCTTACTAAGATTCTAGAATTAGCGCCTGGTAAGAAGTATAGTGACCTCCCATTGGAATGGGTACAGAGAGACCTTCAACGTTTTCTCCGAGGGAAGAGATGGTTGATAGTTTTAGATGATGTATGGAATGAAGATCGTGAGAAGTGGTTTGATTTAAGACAATTCTTAATGAGTTGTGGAGGAGGAGGTAGTGTTTTGGTAACCACGCGTTCTGAAAGGACCGCAATGGTGGTTGATGAGGAACATAAATATGAGCTAAAAGGTTTGTCTCCTGAAAATTCATGGCGTTTATTTGAGATGACAGCATTTGGGGGAAAAGATAGACAAGATGTAATTACACTTGGGAAGAAAATTGTTGAACAATGCTGTAATGTTCCTCTCGCTATTAAAGTTGTGGGAACACTTTTATATGGTCAGAATGAAAGTAAatggagattatttcaagaatgCGGATTAGCCAAGCTTAAAGGTGGAGATAACAAGATTATGTCCATTCTGAAACTTAGCTATGATAACCTTGAATCGCCACTGAAGACTTGTTTTACCTATTGCGCATTGTTCCCCAAGGATTTCAGAATAAACAAGGAGAAGTTGATTAGGCTTTGGATGGCACAGGGATACATAGTTCCGTTGGATGTGGGTCAGAGCCTGGAAGATGCTGGGGAGGAGTATATTTCAATCTTGCTACGAAGATGTTTTTTTCAAGATGTAGAAAAGAATGACATTGGAGATGTTGAATCATTTAAAATCCACGACTTGATTCACGATGTTGCTCAAAAGGTAGCAGGAAAGGGTGTTGTCTCAGTAAGTTCTATCCAAACCAACTTTGGAGATGAAGCTCATCACCTATTTCACATAGGAAGTAAATGTAAAGGAAGTATTTTCTCGAAGTGTAAGATCCGCTCTTATGTACGAGATGGGTTTGAATTCAACTTTCAAGTAGCTAAACTGGTAGAAAATTGGAAGTTTCTCAGGACATTAGATTTGCATGACTTGGGCATCAAGACTTTGCCAGATTCCATAGGTAAATTATTGCATCTAAGGTATCTCGATCTCTCTGATAATAGGTATCTAGCGGTGCTGCCTGATTCAGTTACAAAGCTGTATAATCTGCAAACCTTAGATCTAAAGAGGTGCAAAGATTTGAAAGAGTTGCCAAAGGGGTTGGCTAAATTGGCAAACCTGAGGCACTTGGATACATCTGGGTGCAATGCGTTGAGTCGCATGCCTTCAGGTCTAGACAAACTGAGTTGCCTATGTGTTCTTACCAGGTTTGTTGTGGATGAAGAACGTTCCATTGAGGAGCTAGAAAATCTACTAGCATTGAAGAACCTAAGAGGAAGCTTTGAAATTGAAATCAATAACTTCATGGGTACCGTGGAATGTACGGGAGGAAATCTGAGAAGGATGATCCATCTCGAGGCACTAAAGATACGTATTACAGGTGATGGAAACCATGAAACTTTGCTAGAAAAACTCGAGCCACCTCTTTCCTTAAAGAAACTCGAACTTTGTGCCTACAGAGGTGCTAATTATCCATCAGGGTGGTGGGGAGCTACCTTTCTTCCCAATCTTGTCGACTTGAAGCTTGGTGGTGAGAACTTGTTGCATTTGCCGTCATTTAGCAAACTACCCCATCTCAAGTCTCTCTCGCTAACCGATATGGATAAATTGGAGTACATAGAGGATTCAACCCATAATGGCAGTAGTAGAGATGAAGTGTTTTTTCCATCCCTCAAGGAACTTGAAATTATGTGGATGGGTGAGTTGAGAGGATGGTGGAGAGGGGAAGATATAGACTGCAACAATCATGTACAGCCTTTCTTTTCCCGGCTCTCCAAGTTGGACATTACTGATTGTAAAAAACTGGCATCATTTCCTGCTTGTGTAAGCCTAGAAGAGCTGAAATTGAGTAATGTGAGCAAAGAATTACGGATCAGGAGTTTGGGTCAGGAGAACGATTTGATAAGATTAAGAGGGGTGGAAGTACACAACCTTGATTACCTGAAACGGTTGACCATGGAATGTCTAACTAGCATTTATATATCTGGAAATCATGACATAGAGAGTTTTTCACAACTTGAAGAGACATTCAAGGGCTGTCGTTCCCTACGGAGCCTGGCAATTACGGATTGTAGTAGGTTGAGGTCTCTCGGCGGAATAGGGTGGAAGCATCTAACAGCATTGGATTCACTACGATTAGTGTATCTCCCCAAGTTGACATTCTCGGTTACAgcaaatgaagatgaagatgcaTGGAGATCGATTGGGGGAAGACTCCGTTCACTGGGATTATCATATTTGGAGATCCAAACCATCCCTAAAGGAATCAGACATTTGACTTCCCTTGAAAACTTAACAATTGATTCGTTAGAGCATCTTACGTCCTTCCCTGAATGGATAAGTTGCTTGTCTTCTCTCCGATCCCTGCGCATTACAAATTGTGAGCAATTCCAATTAAATGTAGGTATATTGCAGAACCTTACCTCCTTGAAGGTGCTGGAGATGAGGTATTGTCCGTCGGTATCTGGTAGATTCGGAAATCCACATGTGGACTGGGCCAAGCTCCAACATATACCCTCTGTTGACATCCGGCCAGGTGGCCCAGCTTTTTCTAATCGATTCATATAA
- the LOC141610573 gene encoding putative disease resistance protein RGA1 isoform X2: MQTRQRIKQMILRPTVLFLELIYPGKLIEVVGSEAIREICSIWGYKSELDDLKNTLNTIRLVLLDAESKDQLSHEAQHYIQKLQDAVYDADDLFDEVRTRAELKLQNKDGILSEKVRGFFSKKNTLSVAYSMSREVKTLRKKLDGIASNHNTFGFSVDSQPIRQRREETCSFVYSDEVVGRECDLNKVVNMLLDSSSQDKVSFLSIVGVGGLGKTTLAQLVFNDNRVEKEFPLRLWTCVSDENGKEFKVSEILTKILELAPGKKYSDLPLEWVQRDLQRFLRGKRWLIVLDDVWNEDREKWFDLRQFLMSCGGGGSVLVTTRSERTAMVVDEEHKYELKGLSPENSWRLFEMTAFGGKDRQDVITLGKKIVEQCCNVPLAIKVVGTLLYGQNESKWRLFQECGLAKLKGGDNKIMSILKLSYDNLESPLKTCFTYCALFPKDFRINKEKLIRLWMAQGYIVPLDVGQSLEDAGEEYISILLRRCFFQDVEKNDIGDVESFKIHDLIHDVAQKVAGKGVVSVSSIQTNFGDEAHHLFHIGSKCKGSIFSKCKIRSYVRDGFEFNFQVAKLVENWKFLRTLDLHDLGIKTLPDSIGKLLHLRYLDLSDNRYLAVLPDSVTKLYNLQTLDLKRCKDLKELPKGLAKLANLRHLDTSGCNALSRMPSGLDKLSCLCVLTRFVVDEERSIEELENLLALKNLRGSFEIEINNFMGTVECTGGNLRRMIHLEALKIRITGDGNHETLLEKLEPPLSLKKLELCAYRGANYPSGWWGATFLPNLVDLKLGGENLLHLPSFSKLPHLKSLSLTDMDKLEYIEDSTHNGSSRDEVFFPSLKELEIMWMGELRGWWRGEDIDCNNHVQPFFSRLSKLDITDCKKLASFPACVSLEELKLSNVSKELRIRSLGQENDLIRLRGVEVHNLDYLKRLTMECLTSIYISGNHDIESFSQLEETFKGCRSLRSLAITDCSRLRSLGGIGWKHLTALDSLRLVYLPKLTFSVTANEDEDAWRSIGGRLRSLGLSYLEIQTIPKGIRHLTSLENLTIDSLEHLTSFPEWISCLSSLRSLRITNCEQFQLNVGILQNLTSLKVLEMRYCPSVSGRFGNPHVDWAKLQHIPSVDIRPGGPAFSNRFI; this comes from the exons ATGCAGACGAGACAAAGAATAAAGCAGATGATATTACGGCCAACTGTTTTGTTTTTGGAGCTTATTTATCCCG GAAAACTGATTGAAGTCGTGGGGTCTGAGGCCATCAGAGAGATTTGCTCAATATGGGGCTACAAATCTGAGCTTGACGACCTCAAAAACACCCTCAACACCATCAGGCTAGTCCTCCTTGACGCCGAGTCTAAGGATCAACTCTCCCATGAAGCGCAACACTATATTCAAAAGCTCCAGGATGCTGTTTATGATGCTGATGATTTGTTTGATGAGGTTCGTACTCGAGCTGAACTTAAGCTGCAGAACAAGGATGGTATATTATCTGAAAAGGTACGCGGCTTCTTTTCTAAGAAAAACACCCTTAGTGTCGCATATTCTATGTCTCGAGAGGTTAAGACACTTAGAAAGAAACTTGATGGTATCGCTAGTAATCATAACACATTTGGGTTTAGTGTTGACTCCCAACCTATTAGGCAGAGAAGGGAGGAGACTTGTTCTTTTGTGTATTCGGATGAGGTTGTCGGGAGAGAGTGTGATCTTAATAAGGTTGTAAATATGCTGTTAGATTCTAGTTCGCAAGACAAAGTGTCTTTCCTCTCCATAGTGGGAGTCGGTGGGTTGGGGAAAACTACGCTTGCCCAACTTGTGTTTAATGATAACAGAGTTGAGAAGGAGTTTCCCTTGAGATTATGGACTTGTGTGTCTGATGAAAATGGGAAGGAATTTAAAGTGAGTGAAATTCTTACTAAGATTCTAGAATTAGCGCCTGGTAAGAAGTATAGTGACCTCCCATTGGAATGGGTACAGAGAGACCTTCAACGTTTTCTCCGAGGGAAGAGATGGTTGATAGTTTTAGATGATGTATGGAATGAAGATCGTGAGAAGTGGTTTGATTTAAGACAATTCTTAATGAGTTGTGGAGGAGGAGGTAGTGTTTTGGTAACCACGCGTTCTGAAAGGACCGCAATGGTGGTTGATGAGGAACATAAATATGAGCTAAAAGGTTTGTCTCCTGAAAATTCATGGCGTTTATTTGAGATGACAGCATTTGGGGGAAAAGATAGACAAGATGTAATTACACTTGGGAAGAAAATTGTTGAACAATGCTGTAATGTTCCTCTCGCTATTAAAGTTGTGGGAACACTTTTATATGGTCAGAATGAAAGTAAatggagattatttcaagaatgCGGATTAGCCAAGCTTAAAGGTGGAGATAACAAGATTATGTCCATTCTGAAACTTAGCTATGATAACCTTGAATCGCCACTGAAGACTTGTTTTACCTATTGCGCATTGTTCCCCAAGGATTTCAGAATAAACAAGGAGAAGTTGATTAGGCTTTGGATGGCACAGGGATACATAGTTCCGTTGGATGTGGGTCAGAGCCTGGAAGATGCTGGGGAGGAGTATATTTCAATCTTGCTACGAAGATGTTTTTTTCAAGATGTAGAAAAGAATGACATTGGAGATGTTGAATCATTTAAAATCCACGACTTGATTCACGATGTTGCTCAAAAGGTAGCAGGAAAGGGTGTTGTCTCAGTAAGTTCTATCCAAACCAACTTTGGAGATGAAGCTCATCACCTATTTCACATAGGAAGTAAATGTAAAGGAAGTATTTTCTCGAAGTGTAAGATCCGCTCTTATGTACGAGATGGGTTTGAATTCAACTTTCAAGTAGCTAAACTGGTAGAAAATTGGAAGTTTCTCAGGACATTAGATTTGCATGACTTGGGCATCAAGACTTTGCCAGATTCCATAGGTAAATTATTGCATCTAAGGTATCTCGATCTCTCTGATAATAGGTATCTAGCGGTGCTGCCTGATTCAGTTACAAAGCTGTATAATCTGCAAACCTTAGATCTAAAGAGGTGCAAAGATTTGAAAGAGTTGCCAAAGGGGTTGGCTAAATTGGCAAACCTGAGGCACTTGGATACATCTGGGTGCAATGCGTTGAGTCGCATGCCTTCAGGTCTAGACAAACTGAGTTGCCTATGTGTTCTTACCAGGTTTGTTGTGGATGAAGAACGTTCCATTGAGGAGCTAGAAAATCTACTAGCATTGAAGAACCTAAGAGGAAGCTTTGAAATTGAAATCAATAACTTCATGGGTACCGTGGAATGTACGGGAGGAAATCTGAGAAGGATGATCCATCTCGAGGCACTAAAGATACGTATTACAGGTGATGGAAACCATGAAACTTTGCTAGAAAAACTCGAGCCACCTCTTTCCTTAAAGAAACTCGAACTTTGTGCCTACAGAGGTGCTAATTATCCATCAGGGTGGTGGGGAGCTACCTTTCTTCCCAATCTTGTCGACTTGAAGCTTGGTGGTGAGAACTTGTTGCATTTGCCGTCATTTAGCAAACTACCCCATCTCAAGTCTCTCTCGCTAACCGATATGGATAAATTGGAGTACATAGAGGATTCAACCCATAATGGCAGTAGTAGAGATGAAGTGTTTTTTCCATCCCTCAAGGAACTTGAAATTATGTGGATGGGTGAGTTGAGAGGATGGTGGAGAGGGGAAGATATAGACTGCAACAATCATGTACAGCCTTTCTTTTCCCGGCTCTCCAAGTTGGACATTACTGATTGTAAAAAACTGGCATCATTTCCTGCTTGTGTAAGCCTAGAAGAGCTGAAATTGAGTAATGTGAGCAAAGAATTACGGATCAGGAGTTTGGGTCAGGAGAACGATTTGATAAGATTAAGAGGGGTGGAAGTACACAACCTTGATTACCTGAAACGGTTGACCATGGAATGTCTAACTAGCATTTATATATCTGGAAATCATGACATAGAGAGTTTTTCACAACTTGAAGAGACATTCAAGGGCTGTCGTTCCCTACGGAGCCTGGCAATTACGGATTGTAGTAGGTTGAGGTCTCTCGGCGGAATAGGGTGGAAGCATCTAACAGCATTGGATTCACTACGATTAGTGTATCTCCCCAAGTTGACATTCTCGGTTACAgcaaatgaagatgaagatgcaTGGAGATCGATTGGGGGAAGACTCCGTTCACTGGGATTATCATATTTGGAGATCCAAACCATCCCTAAAGGAATCAGACATTTGACTTCCCTTGAAAACTTAACAATTGATTCGTTAGAGCATCTTACGTCCTTCCCTGAATGGATAAGTTGCTTGTCTTCTCTCCGATCCCTGCGCATTACAAATTGTGAGCAATTCCAATTAAATGTAGGTATATTGCAGAACCTTACCTCCTTGAAGGTGCTGGAGATGAGGTATTGTCCGTCGGTATCTGGTAGATTCGGAAATCCACATGTGGACTGGGCCAAGCTCCAACATATACCCTCTGTTGACATCCGGCCAGGTGGCCCAGCTTTTTCTAATCGATTCATATAA
- the LOC141610573 gene encoding putative disease resistance protein RGA1 isoform X3 — translation MILRPTVLFLELIYPGKLIEVVGSEAIREICSIWGYKSELDDLKNTLNTIRLVLLDAESKDQLSHEAQHYIQKLQDAVYDADDLFDEVRTRAELKLQNKDGILSEKVRGFFSKKNTLSVAYSMSREVKTLRKKLDGIASNHNTFGFSVDSQPIRQRREETCSFVYSDEVVGRECDLNKVVNMLLDSSSQDKVSFLSIVGVGGLGKTTLAQLVFNDNRVEKEFPLRLWTCVSDENGKEFKVSEILTKILELAPGKKYSDLPLEWVQRDLQRFLRGKRWLIVLDDVWNEDREKWFDLRQFLMSCGGGGSVLVTTRSERTAMVVDEEHKYELKGLSPENSWRLFEMTAFGGKDRQDVITLGKKIVEQCCNVPLAIKVVGTLLYGQNESKWRLFQECGLAKLKGGDNKIMSILKLSYDNLESPLKTCFTYCALFPKDFRINKEKLIRLWMAQGYIVPLDVGQSLEDAGEEYISILLRRCFFQDVEKNDIGDVESFKIHDLIHDVAQKVAGKGVVSVSSIQTNFGDEAHHLFHIGSKCKGSIFSKCKIRSYVRDGFEFNFQVAKLVENWKFLRTLDLHDLGIKTLPDSIGKLLHLRYLDLSDNRYLAVLPDSVTKLYNLQTLDLKRCKDLKELPKGLAKLANLRHLDTSGCNALSRMPSGLDKLSCLCVLTRFVVDEERSIEELENLLALKNLRGSFEIEINNFMGTVECTGGNLRRMIHLEALKIRITGDGNHETLLEKLEPPLSLKKLELCAYRGANYPSGWWGATFLPNLVDLKLGGENLLHLPSFSKLPHLKSLSLTDMDKLEYIEDSTHNGSSRDEVFFPSLKELEIMWMGELRGWWRGEDIDCNNHVQPFFSRLSKLDITDCKKLASFPACVSLEELKLSNVSKELRIRSLGQENDLIRLRGVEVHNLDYLKRLTMECLTSIYISGNHDIESFSQLEETFKGCRSLRSLAITDCSRLRSLGGIGWKHLTALDSLRLVYLPKLTFSVTANEDEDAWRSIGGRLRSLGLSYLEIQTIPKGIRHLTSLENLTIDSLEHLTSFPEWISCLSSLRSLRITNCEQFQLNVGILQNLTSLKVLEMRYCPSVSGRFGNPHVDWAKLQHIPSVDIRPGGPAFSNRFI, via the exons ATGATATTACGGCCAACTGTTTTGTTTTTGGAGCTTATTTATCCCG GAAAACTGATTGAAGTCGTGGGGTCTGAGGCCATCAGAGAGATTTGCTCAATATGGGGCTACAAATCTGAGCTTGACGACCTCAAAAACACCCTCAACACCATCAGGCTAGTCCTCCTTGACGCCGAGTCTAAGGATCAACTCTCCCATGAAGCGCAACACTATATTCAAAAGCTCCAGGATGCTGTTTATGATGCTGATGATTTGTTTGATGAGGTTCGTACTCGAGCTGAACTTAAGCTGCAGAACAAGGATGGTATATTATCTGAAAAGGTACGCGGCTTCTTTTCTAAGAAAAACACCCTTAGTGTCGCATATTCTATGTCTCGAGAGGTTAAGACACTTAGAAAGAAACTTGATGGTATCGCTAGTAATCATAACACATTTGGGTTTAGTGTTGACTCCCAACCTATTAGGCAGAGAAGGGAGGAGACTTGTTCTTTTGTGTATTCGGATGAGGTTGTCGGGAGAGAGTGTGATCTTAATAAGGTTGTAAATATGCTGTTAGATTCTAGTTCGCAAGACAAAGTGTCTTTCCTCTCCATAGTGGGAGTCGGTGGGTTGGGGAAAACTACGCTTGCCCAACTTGTGTTTAATGATAACAGAGTTGAGAAGGAGTTTCCCTTGAGATTATGGACTTGTGTGTCTGATGAAAATGGGAAGGAATTTAAAGTGAGTGAAATTCTTACTAAGATTCTAGAATTAGCGCCTGGTAAGAAGTATAGTGACCTCCCATTGGAATGGGTACAGAGAGACCTTCAACGTTTTCTCCGAGGGAAGAGATGGTTGATAGTTTTAGATGATGTATGGAATGAAGATCGTGAGAAGTGGTTTGATTTAAGACAATTCTTAATGAGTTGTGGAGGAGGAGGTAGTGTTTTGGTAACCACGCGTTCTGAAAGGACCGCAATGGTGGTTGATGAGGAACATAAATATGAGCTAAAAGGTTTGTCTCCTGAAAATTCATGGCGTTTATTTGAGATGACAGCATTTGGGGGAAAAGATAGACAAGATGTAATTACACTTGGGAAGAAAATTGTTGAACAATGCTGTAATGTTCCTCTCGCTATTAAAGTTGTGGGAACACTTTTATATGGTCAGAATGAAAGTAAatggagattatttcaagaatgCGGATTAGCCAAGCTTAAAGGTGGAGATAACAAGATTATGTCCATTCTGAAACTTAGCTATGATAACCTTGAATCGCCACTGAAGACTTGTTTTACCTATTGCGCATTGTTCCCCAAGGATTTCAGAATAAACAAGGAGAAGTTGATTAGGCTTTGGATGGCACAGGGATACATAGTTCCGTTGGATGTGGGTCAGAGCCTGGAAGATGCTGGGGAGGAGTATATTTCAATCTTGCTACGAAGATGTTTTTTTCAAGATGTAGAAAAGAATGACATTGGAGATGTTGAATCATTTAAAATCCACGACTTGATTCACGATGTTGCTCAAAAGGTAGCAGGAAAGGGTGTTGTCTCAGTAAGTTCTATCCAAACCAACTTTGGAGATGAAGCTCATCACCTATTTCACATAGGAAGTAAATGTAAAGGAAGTATTTTCTCGAAGTGTAAGATCCGCTCTTATGTACGAGATGGGTTTGAATTCAACTTTCAAGTAGCTAAACTGGTAGAAAATTGGAAGTTTCTCAGGACATTAGATTTGCATGACTTGGGCATCAAGACTTTGCCAGATTCCATAGGTAAATTATTGCATCTAAGGTATCTCGATCTCTCTGATAATAGGTATCTAGCGGTGCTGCCTGATTCAGTTACAAAGCTGTATAATCTGCAAACCTTAGATCTAAAGAGGTGCAAAGATTTGAAAGAGTTGCCAAAGGGGTTGGCTAAATTGGCAAACCTGAGGCACTTGGATACATCTGGGTGCAATGCGTTGAGTCGCATGCCTTCAGGTCTAGACAAACTGAGTTGCCTATGTGTTCTTACCAGGTTTGTTGTGGATGAAGAACGTTCCATTGAGGAGCTAGAAAATCTACTAGCATTGAAGAACCTAAGAGGAAGCTTTGAAATTGAAATCAATAACTTCATGGGTACCGTGGAATGTACGGGAGGAAATCTGAGAAGGATGATCCATCTCGAGGCACTAAAGATACGTATTACAGGTGATGGAAACCATGAAACTTTGCTAGAAAAACTCGAGCCACCTCTTTCCTTAAAGAAACTCGAACTTTGTGCCTACAGAGGTGCTAATTATCCATCAGGGTGGTGGGGAGCTACCTTTCTTCCCAATCTTGTCGACTTGAAGCTTGGTGGTGAGAACTTGTTGCATTTGCCGTCATTTAGCAAACTACCCCATCTCAAGTCTCTCTCGCTAACCGATATGGATAAATTGGAGTACATAGAGGATTCAACCCATAATGGCAGTAGTAGAGATGAAGTGTTTTTTCCATCCCTCAAGGAACTTGAAATTATGTGGATGGGTGAGTTGAGAGGATGGTGGAGAGGGGAAGATATAGACTGCAACAATCATGTACAGCCTTTCTTTTCCCGGCTCTCCAAGTTGGACATTACTGATTGTAAAAAACTGGCATCATTTCCTGCTTGTGTAAGCCTAGAAGAGCTGAAATTGAGTAATGTGAGCAAAGAATTACGGATCAGGAGTTTGGGTCAGGAGAACGATTTGATAAGATTAAGAGGGGTGGAAGTACACAACCTTGATTACCTGAAACGGTTGACCATGGAATGTCTAACTAGCATTTATATATCTGGAAATCATGACATAGAGAGTTTTTCACAACTTGAAGAGACATTCAAGGGCTGTCGTTCCCTACGGAGCCTGGCAATTACGGATTGTAGTAGGTTGAGGTCTCTCGGCGGAATAGGGTGGAAGCATCTAACAGCATTGGATTCACTACGATTAGTGTATCTCCCCAAGTTGACATTCTCGGTTACAgcaaatgaagatgaagatgcaTGGAGATCGATTGGGGGAAGACTCCGTTCACTGGGATTATCATATTTGGAGATCCAAACCATCCCTAAAGGAATCAGACATTTGACTTCCCTTGAAAACTTAACAATTGATTCGTTAGAGCATCTTACGTCCTTCCCTGAATGGATAAGTTGCTTGTCTTCTCTCCGATCCCTGCGCATTACAAATTGTGAGCAATTCCAATTAAATGTAGGTATATTGCAGAACCTTACCTCCTTGAAGGTGCTGGAGATGAGGTATTGTCCGTCGGTATCTGGTAGATTCGGAAATCCACATGTGGACTGGGCCAAGCTCCAACATATACCCTCTGTTGACATCCGGCCAGGTGGCCCAGCTTTTTCTAATCGATTCATATAA